One genomic segment of Humidesulfovibrio mexicanus includes these proteins:
- a CDS encoding OmpP1/FadL family transporter — protein sequence MRLKRNLHHLAASARAMALLMLVPTVCHAGGFALNEFSARGNAMGGAVIALPADASTVIYNPAGITQLPGTRTMVGVTAIAPTADVHAGSGSKTTLQTNVYTPPHAFLTHQLSDTTWLGVGTYTRFGLGTQFGYEWAGTTKTYKAELASYSFAANIAFKLTDKLSFAVGPEIIYSSADLRKRPTSTTDMRMIVDGVGIGAQAALHYVFNDQWSAGFVYHSTQKQSDSGHVHYTEIIAPPLVLRNQALTIRMDLPASYSLGLGYKPNSDWKIEADAVFTQWEDYKKLRYDFENQADVTSLKNWRNTWRFQLGAEYMATDWLALRGGFVWDQDPIRRGYEDYMLPTNDRKIYSLGFGIIDDKLTYDFSLMYLINNDRSMDSNPNLAGATKITNSKAYMAGFSIGYTF from the coding sequence GGCCCTGCTCATGCTGGTGCCCACGGTCTGCCACGCGGGCGGCTTCGCGCTCAACGAATTCAGCGCCCGAGGCAACGCCATGGGCGGTGCCGTCATCGCCCTGCCCGCCGATGCCTCCACCGTCATTTACAACCCCGCCGGAATAACGCAGTTGCCGGGCACCAGGACCATGGTCGGCGTCACGGCAATCGCCCCCACGGCAGACGTGCATGCCGGTTCCGGCTCCAAGACCACCCTGCAAACAAACGTCTACACCCCCCCCCACGCTTTTCTCACCCATCAGTTGAGCGACACCACTTGGCTGGGCGTGGGCACCTATACCCGCTTCGGGCTGGGAACCCAATTCGGTTACGAATGGGCGGGTACGACCAAAACCTACAAGGCGGAGCTGGCTTCCTACTCCTTCGCAGCCAACATCGCCTTCAAGCTTACCGACAAGCTTTCCTTCGCCGTCGGGCCAGAAATTATTTACAGTTCCGCAGACCTGCGTAAACGCCCGACTTCCACAACTGATATGCGCATGATCGTGGATGGTGTGGGAATCGGCGCTCAGGCAGCCTTGCACTACGTGTTCAACGACCAGTGGTCTGCCGGATTTGTCTATCATTCCACGCAAAAGCAGTCGGATTCCGGGCATGTTCATTACACAGAAATAATCGCCCCTCCCCTCGTCCTCAGAAATCAGGCGCTCACAATCCGCATGGACCTGCCCGCCTCCTACAGTCTGGGCCTGGGCTATAAGCCGAACTCGGATTGGAAGATCGAGGCCGACGCGGTGTTCACCCAATGGGAGGACTACAAGAAGCTGCGCTATGATTTCGAAAACCAGGCCGATGTGACATCGCTGAAGAACTGGCGCAATACTTGGCGTTTCCAGCTGGGTGCGGAATACATGGCTACGGACTGGCTGGCCCTGCGCGGCGGTTTCGTGTGGGATCAGGACCCCATCCGCCGCGGCTACGAAGACTACATGCTGCCAACCAACGACCGTAAGATCTACAGCCTGGGCTTCGGCATCATCGACGACAAGCTGACCTACGACTTCTCGCTCATGTACCTGATCAACAACGACCGCAGCATGGATTCCAATCCCAACTTGGCTGGTGCGACCAAAATCACCAACAGCAAGGCGTACATGGCCGGTTTCTCCATCGGCTACACATTCTAG
- a CDS encoding manganese-dependent inorganic pyrophosphatase produces the protein MAIIVCGHKNPDCDSITAAIAVADLLSKRGMEAVAAAQGPCTPDAKFVLDKFGLAAPAIETDATGKDIALVDTSDLSQTLDNLDKGKVLFVVDHHKLGDVTTPNPLEMWVWPVGCTGTIIKAMYEFYGIEIPKGIAGALLCAILNDTVLFKSPTCTDADKKAVEGLAKIAGVADFKALGMEMLKIKGSVDGIPAKDLMYRDFKDFNMGGKKVGIGQVEVLDLTLLDKVKPALLEEVKSSKADGRHTVMLLLTDIMKEGSEILVVSEDASLVEKAFNGKVANNSMWVDGCMSRKKQVVPPMEKAFA, from the coding sequence ATGGCTATTATCGTTTGCGGTCACAAAAATCCCGATTGCGATTCCATCACCGCCGCCATTGCCGTTGCCGACCTGCTGAGCAAGCGCGGCATGGAAGCCGTTGCAGCGGCCCAGGGTCCTTGCACCCCTGACGCCAAGTTCGTGCTGGACAAGTTTGGCCTGGCCGCTCCCGCCATCGAGACCGACGCCACCGGCAAGGACATCGCCCTGGTCGACACCTCCGATCTTTCCCAGACCCTTGACAACCTGGACAAGGGCAAGGTGCTCTTCGTCGTCGATCACCACAAGCTGGGCGACGTGACCACCCCCAATCCCCTTGAGATGTGGGTCTGGCCCGTGGGCTGCACCGGCACCATCATCAAGGCCATGTACGAATTCTACGGCATCGAGATCCCCAAGGGCATCGCCGGAGCCCTTTTGTGCGCCATCCTGAACGATACCGTCCTCTTCAAGTCCCCCACCTGCACCGATGCCGACAAGAAGGCCGTCGAAGGCCTCGCCAAGATCGCCGGTGTGGCCGACTTCAAGGCTCTGGGCATGGAGATGCTGAAGATCAAGGGCTCCGTGGACGGCATCCCCGCCAAGGATCTCATGTACCGGGACTTCAAGGATTTCAACATGGGCGGCAAGAAGGTCGGCATTGGCCAGGTCGAAGTGCTGGACCTCACCCTCCTCGACAAGGTGAAGCCCGCTCTGCTGGAAGAGGTGAAGTCCTCCAAGGCCGACGGCCGTCACACCGTCATGCTGCTCCTGACCGACATCATGAAGGAAGGCTCCGAGATCCTCGTGGTCTCCGAAGACGCCTCCCTGGTGGAAAAGGCCTTCAATGGCAAGGTGGCCAACAACTCCATGTGGGTTGACGGCTGCATGAGCCGCAAGAAGCAGGTTGTTCCCCCCATGGAAAAGGCCTTCGCCTAA
- a CDS encoding PTS sugar transporter subunit IIC — protein MVRHRWFFFALFSLFRFSLSLGLIERPLFVGLLWGLSFGNLETSMLVAVFFELLWLDFIPVGTFIPPHTTAATFTALALCSYFGLDSLPLASLALAAGLPMAWMGTRLERIMRDRLNRSYSGVLQWVRKPADVAVPGRLLMWTLISKLLANWLFFLIGAGLLASAVHFVLHQYGPTLASCRISWSELLLAASVGGLLALRLRSLYVALAGGGIVLGVLRLLGIF, from the coding sequence GTGGTTCGCCACCGTTGGTTTTTTTTTGCGCTGTTTTCCCTTTTCCGCTTTTCGCTAAGCCTTGGGCTCATTGAGCGCCCCCTGTTTGTCGGGCTTCTTTGGGGGCTTTCTTTCGGCAATCTTGAGACGAGTATGCTGGTTGCCGTGTTTTTCGAACTGCTCTGGCTCGACTTCATCCCGGTCGGCACCTTCATTCCCCCGCACACAACCGCAGCAACGTTCACTGCATTGGCCTTGTGCAGCTACTTTGGCCTTGATTCCCTGCCATTGGCCAGCCTAGCCCTTGCAGCCGGCTTGCCCATGGCCTGGATGGGGACACGCCTGGAGCGCATCATGCGCGACCGTCTGAACCGATCATACAGCGGCGTGCTGCAATGGGTGCGCAAGCCTGCGGATGTCGCTGTGCCAGGGCGGCTGCTCATGTGGACGCTCATCAGCAAGCTTCTTGCGAATTGGCTGTTTTTCCTTATCGGGGCAGGCCTGCTTGCCTCAGCCGTTCATTTTGTGCTGCACCAGTACGGGCCAACGCTGGCATCGTGTCGCATCAGCTGGAGTGAACTGCTTCTTGCCGCAAGCGTTGGGGGGCTGTTGGCCCTGCGTCTGCGCAGCCTGTACGTCGCCTTGGCCGGGGGGGGCATCGTCCTCGGAGTCTTGCGCCTTCTCGGAATTTTTTGA
- a CDS encoding PTS sugar transporter subunit IIB produces MFWVRVDNRLIHGQVVEAWVPFMDAKCIIVGNDELSRDEFQQEIMSLAIPRAVESAFLPIDALAADSRLKAPARESTLLLFSTCLDVRRAVEKGLSISILNIGNLHYSQGKRQVSPSVSIGPDDEACLRFLQDKGVELDFRCVPNDPVSVRFT; encoded by the coding sequence GTGTTTTGGGTGCGGGTCGACAACCGGCTAATCCACGGGCAGGTTGTGGAGGCATGGGTGCCGTTTATGGACGCCAAGTGCATCATCGTCGGCAACGACGAATTGTCCCGCGACGAATTTCAGCAGGAGATCATGTCCTTGGCGATTCCAAGGGCGGTGGAAAGCGCCTTTTTGCCCATAGACGCCCTAGCCGCGGATTCGAGGCTCAAGGCGCCTGCCCGTGAATCAACGCTGCTCCTGTTCTCTACCTGTCTCGATGTCCGGCGAGCGGTGGAAAAGGGGCTGTCCATCTCCATTCTGAACATCGGCAACCTTCATTATTCACAGGGAAAACGTCAGGTGTCTCCCAGCGTTTCCATCGGTCCGGACGACGAGGCCTGTTTGCGTTTCCTGCAGGACAAGGGCGTTGAGCTCGACTTTCGTTGCGTTCCAAACGATCCTGTATCCGTGAGGTTCACCTGA